A genome region from Brooklawnia propionicigenes includes the following:
- the era gene encoding GTPase Era yields MTEQVATPEGFKSGFVCFVGRPNAGKSTLTNALVGSKVAITSSKPQTTRHAVRGIISRPDAQLVIIDTPGLSKPRSLLQERLNDLVYATWSEVDVIAIIFPANQHVGPGDEYLVREVASLPHPPRLAAICSKTDLVSPERVAKQLLEIAALQEKAGLTFDEIVPCSALSGGQVDEVADVLISMLDEGPAYYPDGEVTDEPTETLVGELIREAALEGVRDELPHSIAVEIDEMGLRAGRPDDRPLLDIYASLVVERDSQKPIMIGRGGEHIKQVGTDARRQISALLGTPVHLDLKVKVLKEWQRDPRHLNRLGF; encoded by the coding sequence ATGACTGAGCAGGTAGCAACTCCGGAAGGCTTCAAGTCGGGCTTCGTCTGTTTCGTCGGGCGTCCCAATGCCGGCAAGTCGACCCTGACCAACGCGCTGGTGGGCAGCAAGGTCGCCATCACCAGCAGCAAACCGCAGACCACCAGGCATGCTGTGCGAGGCATCATTTCGCGACCGGACGCCCAGCTGGTGATCATCGACACCCCCGGGCTCAGCAAGCCGCGCTCGTTGCTTCAGGAGCGGTTGAACGATCTGGTCTACGCCACCTGGAGCGAGGTGGATGTGATCGCGATCATCTTCCCGGCCAACCAGCACGTCGGGCCCGGAGATGAGTATCTGGTGCGCGAGGTCGCATCCCTGCCGCATCCGCCACGGCTGGCCGCGATCTGCTCGAAGACCGACCTGGTCAGTCCCGAGCGCGTCGCCAAGCAGCTGCTGGAGATCGCCGCGCTGCAGGAGAAGGCGGGGCTCACGTTCGACGAGATCGTGCCCTGCTCGGCGTTATCAGGCGGCCAGGTGGATGAGGTTGCCGACGTGCTGATCTCGATGCTGGACGAAGGCCCGGCCTACTATCCCGACGGCGAGGTGACCGACGAGCCCACCGAAACGCTGGTCGGCGAGCTCATCCGCGAGGCCGCGCTCGAGGGCGTGCGCGACGAACTGCCCCACTCGATAGCCGTCGAGATCGACGAGATGGGATTACGAGCCGGACGCCCGGATGATCGTCCACTGCTGGACATCTACGCATCGCTGGTAGTCGAACGCGATTCGCAGAAGCCGATCATGATCGGACGCGGCGGTGAACACATCAAACAGGTGGGCACCGATGCGCGCCGCCAGATCAGCGCCCTGCTGGGTACCCCAGTGCATCTGGACCTCAAGGTGAAGGTGCTCAAGGAGTGGCAGCGCGATCCCAGACACCTCAACCGGTTGGGTTTCTGA
- a CDS encoding hemolysin family protein, which yields MTGLDWVMVGCAVLAAVLAGVGSAVETALVSITPTRAEQMVADGKRGAAAVKQITDDPAPETTTAAFLRVACEVTSVVLVCLVLVDNFHGLGARLWLTVLIMTLVAFVVWGVAPRTLGRQNAEGIAGASARILSVLSVILWPISQLLIWVGNAITPGHGYADGPFIAEAEKIAGASEGEREMIRSVFELGDTIVREVMVPRTDVVYLNRDKTLRQGLSLALRSGFSRIPVIGEDLDDVVGVLYVKDLMRRVYDNPDADKRETVGSLMRPASFTPDSKPIDDLMREMQTSRHHMVIVIDEFGGTAGVATIEDIVEEIVGEITDEYDAEPDMAEEVEPGVWRISARMPVDDMGDLFGLQLEDEDVETVGGLLAKELNMVPIFGSQIIWNGLEITAEKSTGRRHQIDTVLVRRAAVEDDDESGDNDDD from the coding sequence GTGACCGGTCTCGACTGGGTCATGGTCGGTTGCGCGGTGCTGGCAGCCGTGCTGGCCGGGGTCGGCTCCGCGGTCGAGACCGCCTTGGTGAGCATCACACCGACTCGCGCCGAACAGATGGTCGCCGACGGCAAACGGGGTGCTGCAGCGGTCAAGCAGATCACCGATGATCCCGCGCCCGAGACCACCACCGCCGCATTCCTGCGGGTGGCCTGCGAAGTCACCTCGGTGGTGCTGGTCTGTCTGGTGCTGGTCGACAATTTCCACGGTCTCGGCGCCCGGCTGTGGCTGACCGTGCTGATCATGACGCTGGTCGCCTTCGTGGTCTGGGGCGTCGCACCGCGGACCCTGGGCCGGCAGAACGCCGAAGGCATCGCCGGCGCCTCGGCGCGGATCTTGTCGGTGCTGTCGGTCATCTTGTGGCCGATCTCGCAATTGCTGATCTGGGTGGGCAACGCCATCACTCCCGGCCACGGCTACGCGGACGGCCCGTTCATCGCCGAGGCCGAGAAGATCGCGGGCGCCAGCGAGGGCGAGCGCGAGATGATCAGGTCGGTCTTCGAGCTGGGTGACACGATCGTCCGAGAAGTCATGGTGCCACGCACCGATGTGGTCTATCTGAACCGCGACAAGACGCTGCGGCAGGGGCTTTCACTGGCGCTGCGGTCCGGTTTCAGCCGGATCCCGGTGATCGGGGAAGACCTGGACGATGTCGTCGGCGTCTTGTACGTCAAGGACTTGATGCGCCGCGTCTACGACAATCCGGACGCGGACAAGCGGGAAACGGTCGGCTCGCTGATGCGTCCGGCCTCGTTCACACCCGACTCCAAGCCGATCGACGATCTGATGCGGGAGATGCAGACCAGCCGTCATCACATGGTGATCGTCATCGACGAATTCGGCGGCACCGCGGGGGTGGCCACCATCGAGGACATCGTCGAGGAGATCGTGGGCGAGATCACCGACGAGTACGACGCCGAACCCGACATGGCCGAGGAGGTCGAGCCGGGCGTCTGGCGGATCTCGGCGCGCATGCCGGTCGACGACATGGGGGACCTGTTCGGTCTCCAGCTTGAGGACGAGGACGTCGAAACGGTCGGCGGACTGCTCGCCAAGGAGCTCAACATGGTGCCCATCTTCGGTTCGCAGATCATCTGGAACGGACTCGAGATCACGGCAGAGAAATCCACCGGCCGCCGCCATCAGATCGACACCGTGCTGGTGCGCCGGGCAGCAGTCGAAGACGACGACGAATCAGGGGACAACGACGATGACTGA
- the ybeY gene encoding rRNA maturation RNase YbeY has translation MIEVNNESGAEVDELALVQLAEFALARLRIHPQAELSILLIDPDAMAELHQRFMDLPGPTDVMSFPMDELRAPEPGQEPPRGMLGDIVICPQFTSAQAPENGREPAEEIQYLLIHGLLHLLGHDHGEPAEKAVMFGLNDTIIAEWRRSRAGQ, from the coding sequence ATGATCGAGGTCAACAACGAGTCGGGTGCCGAAGTCGACGAATTGGCGCTGGTGCAGCTGGCGGAGTTCGCCCTCGCCAGGCTGCGCATCCATCCGCAGGCCGAGCTGTCGATCCTGCTGATCGATCCGGACGCGATGGCCGAGCTGCATCAACGGTTCATGGATCTGCCGGGTCCCACCGACGTGATGAGCTTTCCGATGGACGAGCTACGGGCCCCCGAGCCGGGTCAAGAGCCACCTCGCGGCATGCTCGGTGATATCGTCATCTGCCCGCAGTTCACCTCGGCGCAGGCCCCGGAGAACGGCCGTGAGCCCGCCGAGGAGATCCAGTACCTGCTGATTCACGGGCTGCTGCACTTACTCGGCCACGATCACGGCGAGCCGGCGGAAAAGGCCGTGATGTTCGGGCTGAACGACACGATCATCGCTGAGTGGCGACGATCGAGGGCTGGACAGTGA
- a CDS encoding PhoH family protein: MPGSRTFVVPASIDMVNVLGPRDEFLRIMERELAADIHVRGNEFTLTGTTSDIAAATEALTEVITILRTGQGLSTETVERVIAMGADGVRPAEILTQDILSSRGRTIRPKTLNQKRYVDAIDKHTITFGIGPAGTGKTYLAMAKAVQALQSKQVTRIILTRPAIEAGERLGFLPGTLNDKIDPYLRPLYDALHDMLDPESLPKLLTGGVIEVAPLAYMRGRTLNDAFIVLDEAQNTSMEQMKMFLTRLGFGSKIVVTGDTTQVDLPGGVRSGLRAVQGILDGVRDIAFCQLTKRDVVRHKLVGDIVAAYDRYDSTLAEAFTSRGQRGTR; encoded by the coding sequence ATGCCCGGCAGCCGCACATTCGTGGTACCTGCCTCCATCGACATGGTCAACGTCCTGGGCCCCCGCGACGAATTCCTGCGAATCATGGAACGCGAGCTGGCGGCCGACATCCATGTGCGCGGAAACGAGTTCACGCTCACCGGCACAACCAGCGACATCGCCGCTGCGACCGAGGCACTCACCGAGGTCATCACCATCCTGCGTACCGGCCAGGGCCTGAGCACCGAGACCGTCGAGCGGGTCATCGCGATGGGCGCCGACGGCGTGCGTCCGGCCGAGATCCTCACCCAGGACATCTTGTCCAGCCGTGGCCGCACGATTCGTCCCAAGACCCTGAACCAGAAGCGCTATGTCGACGCCATCGACAAGCACACCATCACCTTCGGCATCGGTCCTGCTGGCACCGGCAAGACCTATCTCGCGATGGCGAAGGCGGTGCAAGCGCTGCAGTCCAAGCAGGTCACCCGCATCATCCTGACCCGCCCCGCCATCGAGGCAGGGGAGCGGCTCGGCTTCCTGCCGGGCACCCTGAACGACAAGATCGACCCCTACCTGCGTCCGCTTTACGACGCGTTGCACGACATGCTCGATCCCGAGTCGCTCCCCAAGCTGCTGACCGGAGGCGTGATCGAGGTGGCACCGCTGGCCTACATGCGCGGGCGTACGCTCAACGACGCTTTCATCGTGCTGGACGAGGCCCAGAACACCTCGATGGAGCAGATGAAGATGTTCTTGACCCGGCTGGGATTCGGCTCGAAGATCGTCGTCACCGGTGATACCACGCAGGTCGACCTGCCCGGCGGGGTCCGCAGCGGTCTGCGCGCGGTGCAGGGCATTCTCGACGGAGTGCGCGATATCGCGTTCTGCCAGCTGACCAAACGCGATGTGGTGCGTCACAAGCTGGTCGGTGACATCGTGGCCGCCTACGACCGGTACGACTCGACCTTGGCCGAGGCCTTCACCTCGCGCGGACAGCGAGGGACCCGATGA